A region of Allocoleopsis franciscana PCC 7113 DNA encodes the following proteins:
- the map gene encoding type I methionyl aminopeptidase encodes MKKIFSNLLFKSSTPPTPKKKRRGIEIKSDHEIEIMRQAAKIVATVLQEISQRVEPGMTTADLDAYAEKRIREMGATPSFKGYHGFPASICSSINNEVVHGIPNRKKVIHTGDVLKVDTGAYYQGFHGDSCITLAIGEVTPEAAQLIRVAEETLYKGIEQVKAGAYLLDIAGAIEDHVKAHGFNVVEDFTGHGVGRNLHEEPAVFNYRTRELPNVKLKAGMTLAIEPILNAGSKFTRILSDRWTAVTLDNSLSAQFEHTVLVTEDGYEILTDRTKI; translated from the coding sequence ATGAAGAAAATTTTTAGCAATTTGCTGTTCAAATCTTCCACCCCTCCCACCCCTAAGAAAAAACGCCGGGGTATAGAAATCAAGTCTGATCATGAAATTGAAATCATGCGACAGGCCGCTAAAATTGTGGCAACGGTACTCCAAGAAATTTCTCAGAGGGTGGAACCGGGAATGACCACCGCTGATTTGGATGCCTATGCGGAAAAGCGCATCCGAGAAATGGGGGCAACACCGAGCTTCAAAGGATATCATGGGTTTCCGGCTTCTATCTGCTCCAGTATTAACAACGAAGTGGTACATGGTATTCCCAATCGCAAGAAGGTCATTCATACCGGAGATGTCCTGAAAGTAGACACGGGTGCTTACTACCAAGGCTTTCATGGTGACTCTTGCATTACCCTAGCGATTGGTGAAGTCACGCCCGAAGCGGCTCAATTAATTCGGGTGGCAGAAGAAACGCTTTATAAGGGAATTGAACAAGTTAAAGCTGGAGCTTACTTACTCGACATTGCAGGGGCGATTGAAGACCATGTGAAAGCTCATGGATTTAATGTAGTAGAAGACTTTACCGGTCACGGCGTCGGGCGAAATCTACACGAAGAGCCTGCCGTCTTTAATTACCGTACCCGTGAACTACCGAATGTTAAGCTCAAAGCGGGAATGACGTTAGCAATTGAGCCGATTTTAAATGCTGGCTCCAAGTTCACCCGCATTTTATCTGACCGTTGGACAGCCGTCACCCTGGACAATTCTCTGTCTGCTCAGTTTGAGCATACGGTCTTAGTGACCGAGGATGGCTACGAAATCTTAACGGATCGAACGAAAATCTAG
- a CDS encoding plastocyanin/azurin family copper-binding protein: MLQFAVSISNYFRRQYLSRYFSILLSVILGWGVLSTPLALAAPQVTEVKVSLGNSANELKFFPNNLQFVVGQRYKLILDNPSPQKHYFTAKDFADSSWTQKVEAGKVEIKGAIHELELKPGGEAEWVFVPMKPGQYSLRCPIPGHTEAGMTGLITISAQ, encoded by the coding sequence ATGCTCCAGTTTGCTGTCTCCATCAGTAACTATTTCCGCCGCCAATACCTCAGTCGATATTTCTCGATACTCCTAAGCGTCATTCTCGGTTGGGGAGTTCTCTCCACACCGCTAGCCCTTGCCGCACCCCAGGTTACAGAAGTTAAAGTTAGCTTAGGCAACAGTGCAAACGAGTTAAAATTTTTCCCGAATAACTTGCAGTTTGTCGTCGGTCAGCGTTACAAACTCATACTCGATAATCCTAGCCCCCAAAAACACTACTTCACCGCTAAAGACTTTGCCGATAGTAGCTGGACTCAAAAAGTTGAAGCCGGCAAAGTTGAAATTAAAGGGGCAATTCACGAACTGGAACTAAAACCCGGAGGGGAAGCTGAGTGGGTATTTGTCCCCATGAAACCGGGACAATATTCCTTGCGTTGCCCCATCCCCGGACATACAGAAGCTGGGATGACTGGGTTGATAACCATTTCCGCCCAGTAA
- a CDS encoding M16 family metallopeptidase, whose translation MYFRSNARRRSLLILLFSLCLSAVVFTTKATSAPSEVLVSQRPTTSPSATSTEPQAFTLTQDVRKTVLDNGMTVLTKEVHTAPVVTVQVWYKIGSRNEAPGVNGIAHQLEHMMFKGTKERPIQFGRLFSALGSASNAFTSYDQTAYFGTVEREKLKALLVLESDRMQNSLIEPQQLEKEKRVVISELQGYENSPSYRLSRAVMRAAFPNQPYGLPVGGTKADVQKFTVEQVRDYYRKYYNPANATLIIVGDFQTEPTLAAVQETFGKVPGNSSATLDQKTSVSPIQKPKSNSQNPIVLREAGSASFLQQVYPLPAANHPDVPALDVMDYILTGGRNSRLTQALVESGIASDLSGGAANLIGAGWYELMATAAPGQKLEKIDQVLASELAQLRDKGVTEEELKRAKTQLTAKVILENRDITSQAMQLGYDELSGGDYRYTDRYLTAVQKVSAAQVQRVAQTYLTPENRTVGFFEPTQLDEQANQGSADAGKTSENFSDGSPVDPAEVAKYLPPVDSSATPTTQALPEEIRLTNGMRVLLLPDRSTPTVTLSGYMRAGTEFDDQAKAGLASLTADNLMNGTKSRDALEIAKVLEERGASLGFGANREGVNIEGNSLAADLPILIQSFADVVQNATFPSEQLELTRQQMLTELKVKLDTPSQVAIRTFQQTVYPENHPFHAFPTEESLKGITREDVVDFYQKHYRPDTTVLSLVGNFDPAKVRSLLESQLSSWQDSGQSPVANYPQVPLPKTKVELNPVLPGKTQSVTLLGYRGIDRQDPRYYAALVLNQIVGGDTLSSRLGTEIRDRQGLTYGIYSYFQAGLHQGPFLIQMQTAPEDAQKAIASTITLLQQIQEKGVTPSEVATAKRSIASEYPVGLADPSSLAQTILNNEVYGLGSSELRNFVSKIEAVTVEQVNQAAKDLLHPANLVVVTAGPSVSASKN comes from the coding sequence ATGTATTTCCGGTCTAATGCTCGTCGCCGCAGTCTTCTCATTTTGCTTTTCAGTCTCTGCTTGAGTGCAGTGGTATTCACGACGAAAGCCACTTCAGCTCCCTCAGAGGTTTTAGTGTCCCAGCGCCCAACAACATCACCTTCAGCTACCAGCACTGAACCTCAAGCCTTTACCCTCACTCAAGATGTTCGTAAAACAGTCCTGGACAATGGCATGACTGTTCTCACCAAGGAAGTCCATACAGCACCCGTAGTCACAGTACAGGTATGGTACAAAATTGGTTCTCGGAACGAAGCGCCTGGAGTCAATGGAATTGCCCATCAATTAGAACACATGATGTTCAAAGGCACCAAAGAGCGTCCCATTCAATTTGGTCGTCTTTTCAGTGCCTTAGGCAGTGCCTCCAACGCCTTCACCAGCTACGATCAGACGGCTTACTTCGGCACTGTCGAGCGGGAAAAACTCAAAGCCTTGTTGGTGCTCGAATCAGACCGGATGCAGAACTCCCTGATTGAACCGCAGCAACTCGAAAAAGAAAAGCGTGTCGTCATTTCTGAGTTGCAGGGGTACGAAAACAGCCCTAGCTACCGTCTCAGCCGCGCCGTGATGCGTGCGGCGTTTCCGAACCAACCTTACGGTTTACCGGTTGGGGGTACCAAGGCAGATGTACAGAAATTTACCGTTGAACAGGTACGGGACTACTACCGTAAGTACTACAACCCTGCGAATGCCACGTTAATTATCGTAGGCGATTTCCAAACAGAACCAACCCTGGCAGCCGTTCAAGAGACTTTTGGCAAAGTCCCAGGAAACTCATCAGCCACTCTAGATCAGAAAACTTCTGTTTCTCCCATCCAAAAACCAAAATCCAACAGCCAAAATCCAATTGTCCTGCGAGAAGCGGGTAGCGCCAGTTTCCTGCAACAAGTGTATCCGTTACCCGCCGCCAATCATCCAGATGTACCCGCGCTGGATGTGATGGACTATATCTTGACAGGTGGACGCAATTCTCGCCTAACCCAAGCTTTGGTAGAATCCGGCATTGCTAGCGATTTGTCAGGAGGTGCGGCTAACTTGATTGGAGCAGGCTGGTATGAGCTGATGGCTACCGCTGCTCCCGGTCAAAAGCTAGAAAAAATTGACCAAGTTTTGGCTTCAGAGTTAGCTCAGTTGAGGGACAAGGGCGTTACCGAGGAGGAACTGAAGCGAGCCAAAACCCAACTCACTGCCAAGGTCATTTTAGAGAACCGCGATATCACCAGCCAAGCGATGCAACTGGGGTATGACGAACTATCGGGGGGTGATTATCGTTATACAGACCGCTATCTGACCGCTGTTCAGAAAGTGAGTGCTGCCCAGGTGCAGCGCGTGGCTCAAACTTACTTGACGCCGGAAAATAGAACCGTGGGCTTTTTTGAACCGACTCAACTGGATGAGCAGGCTAATCAAGGATCGGCGGATGCGGGGAAAACCAGTGAAAACTTCAGCGATGGCTCTCCTGTAGACCCGGCTGAGGTGGCGAAATACCTACCTCCGGTAGACTCATCAGCGACACCAACAACTCAGGCGTTACCGGAAGAGATACGGTTAACCAATGGGATGCGAGTGTTGCTGTTACCCGATCGCAGTACACCAACGGTGACTCTAAGTGGCTATATGCGTGCGGGTACAGAGTTTGATGATCAAGCGAAAGCGGGTTTGGCAAGCCTAACCGCCGATAATTTGATGAATGGGACAAAATCGCGAGATGCCTTGGAGATTGCCAAAGTCTTGGAAGAGCGAGGCGCGAGTTTGGGCTTTGGGGCGAACCGAGAAGGGGTGAATATTGAGGGAAACAGTTTAGCCGCCGATTTACCCATCTTGATTCAAAGCTTTGCGGATGTGGTGCAAAATGCAACATTTCCCTCCGAGCAATTGGAATTGACCCGCCAACAAATGCTAACGGAGCTGAAGGTTAAGCTAGATACGCCATCACAAGTAGCCATTCGCACATTCCAACAGACCGTTTACCCAGAGAATCATCCTTTCCACGCTTTTCCCACCGAGGAGAGCTTGAAGGGGATTACTCGTGAGGATGTGGTGGATTTTTATCAGAAGCACTATCGCCCAGATACGACAGTATTGAGCCTCGTGGGTAACTTTGACCCAGCCAAAGTGCGATCGCTGCTGGAAAGCCAACTCTCTTCTTGGCAAGATAGCGGTCAATCCCCCGTTGCCAATTATCCACAAGTACCCCTACCCAAAACCAAGGTGGAACTGAACCCCGTGCTACCAGGGAAGACTCAGTCAGTCACCTTGTTGGGTTATCGAGGAATTGACCGACAAGACCCGCGTTACTATGCCGCCTTGGTGTTGAATCAGATTGTAGGGGGCGATACTTTATCGAGTCGATTGGGTACAGAAATTCGCGATCGCCAAGGGCTAACTTACGGGATTTACAGCTACTTCCAAGCCGGACTCCATCAAGGCCCCTTTTTGATTCAAATGCAAACCGCTCCCGAAGACGCCCAAAAAGCGATCGCCAGTACCATCACGCTGCTCCAACAAATCCAAGAAAAAGGTGTTACCCCTAGTGAAGTTGCCACAGCCAAACGTTCGATTGCCAGCGAGTATCCAGTAGGTCTTGCCGATCCAAGCAGTTTAGCGCAGACAATTTTAAATAACGAAGTATATGGTTTAGGGTCATCAGAACTTCGCAACTTCGTCAGTAAAATCGAAGCCGTTACGGTAGAGCAAGTCAATCAGGCAGCTAAAGACTTACTTCATCCAGCCAATCTAGTGGTGGTAACTGCCGGCCCTTCAGTGTCAGCCTCCAAAAACTAG
- a CDS encoding VOC family protein, protein MHHASIRTADIHRAIAFYEQLGFAVCERFTAGITLACWMEGLGGRIELIQIPEPRPAPDAFGDEHYVGYYHLSFDLTDTVTNLPTWLSNLQQGFAEASSKNPEALQPLKILLEPTQQMIGSRVYEVAFIADSDGLPLEFLRVLSNQ, encoded by the coding sequence ATGCACCACGCTTCAATTCGCACAGCAGACATTCATCGCGCGATCGCATTTTACGAACAACTGGGATTTGCCGTCTGTGAACGCTTCACAGCCGGTATCACTCTCGCTTGCTGGATGGAGGGATTAGGAGGACGGATTGAACTGATTCAGATTCCCGAACCCCGTCCTGCGCCCGACGCCTTTGGGGACGAACATTATGTTGGGTATTACCATTTGTCTTTCGATCTCACCGATACGGTAACGAATCTCCCAACTTGGTTGAGCAACTTACAACAAGGCTTTGCCGAAGCATCAAGCAAAAACCCGGAAGCGTTGCAACCGTTGAAAATTCTTTTGGAACCGACTCAACAGATGATCGGTTCACGAGTTTACGAAGTGGCTTTTATTGCCGACAGTGATGGTCTACCGCTAGAATTTCTCCGAGTCCTGAGCAATCAATAA
- a CDS encoding TIGR02652 family protein gives MINSSLQYPIFGPEIQCPHCRQMIPALTLTDTYLCPRHGAFEADPKTGELIHLQSGRHWRQWNDEWYRQHTHPDGIRFEIHEALDRLYTQGYRATRVIIASRYKELVSAYLERSTPWRSPSEPAKPRLYGLPVEFSPEPEQEPCWEVINFDLEKEPGIPVRYPYFRIFE, from the coding sequence ATGATCAATTCAAGCTTGCAGTACCCCATATTTGGTCCAGAGATTCAGTGTCCTCACTGCCGTCAGATGATTCCGGCATTGACCCTGACCGATACTTATCTGTGTCCGCGTCATGGTGCCTTCGAGGCAGACCCAAAAACTGGGGAATTGATTCATTTACAATCCGGGCGTCACTGGCGTCAGTGGAATGATGAGTGGTATCGGCAACACACGCATCCGGATGGAATTCGCTTTGAAATTCACGAAGCGCTAGACCGGCTCTACACTCAAGGATACCGAGCGACGCGGGTGATTATTGCCAGTCGTTATAAAGAGTTAGTAAGTGCTTACCTGGAGCGTAGCACACCGTGGCGATCGCCTTCAGAACCCGCTAAACCTAGACTGTACGGCTTGCCAGTAGAATTTAGCCCCGAACCGGAACAAGAACCTTGCTGGGAAGTGATCAATTTTGATTTGGAAAAAGAACCAGGGATACCCGTGCGCTATCCTTACTTCCGAATTTTTGAATAG
- a CDS encoding gamma carbonic anhydrase family protein — protein MNELNNQFSLTTSFWSPPDLSPAAFIAPNAVVMGQVVLAPGVSIWYGAVVRADVERIEIGECTNIQDGAILHGDPGKPTIIEDHVTVGHRAVIHSAYIERGSLIGIGAIVLDGVRVGTGSIVGAGAVVSKDVPPFSLVVGVPAKRLRDIAEAEALELIEHARRYEKLALVHAGKGTDLGFAKPD, from the coding sequence GTGAACGAGCTCAATAACCAATTCTCATTAACGACTTCTTTCTGGTCACCTCCTGACCTGTCTCCTGCGGCGTTTATCGCCCCGAATGCGGTGGTCATGGGTCAGGTCGTACTAGCCCCAGGGGTCAGCATTTGGTATGGTGCCGTTGTGCGAGCCGATGTTGAACGGATTGAAATTGGTGAATGCACCAATATTCAGGATGGGGCAATTTTACACGGTGACCCAGGCAAGCCCACCATCATTGAAGACCATGTCACGGTTGGTCATCGCGCTGTGATTCATTCAGCTTACATTGAACGCGGTAGTTTGATTGGCATTGGTGCGATCGTCCTAGATGGTGTACGTGTGGGTACCGGTAGCATTGTGGGTGCTGGTGCGGTGGTGAGTAAGGATGTTCCCCCCTTCTCCCTGGTGGTTGGAGTTCCGGCTAAGCGATTACGCGATATCGCTGAAGCGGAGGCGTTGGAACTGATTGAACATGCGAGGCGTTATGAAAAGCTGGCTCTCGTTCACGCTGGGAAGGGAACCGATTTAGGGTTTGCCAAGCCTGACTAA
- a CDS encoding photosystem II protein Y — translation MDIDWRVAIVLSPILLAAGWALFNIGAAALRQVQGFLSKS, via the coding sequence ATGGACATTGATTGGCGTGTAGCAATAGTTTTGTCTCCTATCCTCCTGGCAGCAGGCTGGGCACTCTTCAATATTGGTGCGGCTGCCCTGAGACAAGTCCAGGGGTTTCTCAGTAAATCCTGA
- a CDS encoding Npun_R2479 family HD domain-containing metalloprotein → MFNPTAVLINSCVERLKAGYRQTYGNLKPNYADILGWAANMALEIIANSDALYHNVEHTVLVSLVGQEILRGKHIREGGVSCEDWLHFIIALLCHDIGYIKGVCQQDKEDESLYATGLEDIMILLPCGSTDASLTPFHVDRGKLFISERFGIHNVLDAQVIQRYIELTRFPVPLDEEHSDTINYPGLVRAADLIGQLSDPRYLQKIPALFYEFEETGVNKTLGYRTPGDLRKNYPTFYRKGAYPYIQPALRYLETTLEGKQIIANLYANVFRVEHE, encoded by the coding sequence ATGTTTAATCCTACAGCCGTGTTAATTAATAGCTGTGTTGAACGCCTGAAAGCTGGCTATCGCCAGACTTACGGTAACCTCAAACCGAATTATGCAGACATTTTGGGATGGGCTGCAAATATGGCTTTGGAAATCATTGCCAATAGTGATGCTCTCTATCACAACGTCGAGCATACCGTCTTAGTAAGCTTAGTCGGTCAGGAAATTTTGCGGGGCAAGCACATCCGAGAAGGAGGTGTTTCCTGTGAGGATTGGTTACATTTCATCATTGCCTTGCTGTGTCATGACATTGGCTACATCAAGGGAGTCTGTCAGCAAGACAAAGAAGACGAAAGCTTATATGCCACCGGTCTAGAGGACATCATGATCTTACTCCCTTGTGGCTCCACAGACGCTAGTTTGACTCCTTTTCATGTGGATCGGGGCAAACTATTTATCAGCGAACGCTTCGGCATTCACAACGTCCTTGATGCCCAAGTCATCCAGCGCTATATTGAGCTAACTCGCTTCCCAGTACCTCTAGATGAGGAGCATTCCGATACCATCAACTATCCGGGTTTAGTCAGAGCCGCTGATTTAATTGGTCAACTCAGTGACCCACGCTACTTACAAAAAATTCCTGCTCTATTCTACGAGTTTGAAGAAACTGGCGTAAACAAAACTTTAGGTTATCGCACACCGGGTGATTTAAGGAAGAACTATCCAACCTTTTATCGAAAAGGTGCCTATCCCTACATTCAGCCAGCCTTACGTTACTTAGAAACAACCCTAGAGGGCAAGCAAATTATTGCCAATCTCTACGCCAATGTATTTCGGGTCGAACACGAATAG
- a CDS encoding AAA-like domain-containing protein produces MKAEDALEFVEKIVHAKTGKHLNDLERQVFLGSYEGKTYEEIYPLNPEYVERYVGYRLWQKLSNVFEERVTKKMFRGALERAIKKESLQVEKVDQKQRVLISHWAQEPDLTLALQLCEAVQAAKHQTFRATVGSTGRDLPTLEEDWIAQIDTQLKLCDYYLLLLSPQAAVSEMAIEKLRRAKELRDSRPNHKPVVLAIRINCPLNTPLNHDLRSYLQGIGQREWKSPADTPNLIQEILNLLVDGEREVGGEWNPFVTEEETGGEQKNVTPSASATVHSSALALDSPPLPVAEPELPSGQVRLASAFYVERVPYEALCYKEILHPGALIRIKAPRQMGKTSLMARILYHAKEQGYRTVPLSFQHADAGVFSSLNQLLQWFCARITRKLRLPHQVDDYWTDTYGSKDNCTDYFQDCLLPETDTPLVLGLDEVDRVFQYPIIADDFFGLLRAWYEEAGYGDGDLWEKLRLVVVHSTEVYVPLNVNQSPFNVGLPIELPEFIPEQVQDLTQRHGLNWNASQVEQLMSIVGGHPYLVRVALYNLATGQLTLDQLLTQAPTEAGLYGDHLRRHLWHLQQHPELAAAFTKVVTTHEPVELESVVAFKLHSLGLVHLQGNYVTPRFDLYRQYFYERLATT; encoded by the coding sequence ATGAAAGCTGAAGACGCACTAGAGTTTGTAGAAAAAATAGTTCATGCCAAAACAGGCAAACATTTAAATGACTTAGAGAGACAAGTCTTCCTTGGGTCTTACGAAGGGAAGACTTATGAGGAAATTTATCCTCTCAATCCTGAGTATGTAGAAAGATACGTGGGTTATCGATTATGGCAAAAGCTGTCAAACGTCTTCGAGGAAAGAGTTACCAAAAAAATGTTCCGAGGGGCGCTAGAGCGGGCGATCAAGAAAGAGTCCTTGCAGGTCGAAAAAGTAGATCAGAAACAGAGAGTTTTAATCTCACATTGGGCACAAGAGCCAGATTTGACACTTGCCTTGCAGTTGTGTGAAGCAGTGCAGGCGGCTAAACATCAAACGTTTAGGGCAACGGTAGGGTCAACTGGCAGAGATTTACCCACTCTGGAAGAAGATTGGATTGCTCAAATTGATACACAATTGAAGCTATGTGACTATTACTTGTTGCTATTGTCTCCTCAAGCGGCAGTGAGTGAGATGGCAATTGAGAAGTTGCGGCGGGCGAAAGAGTTGCGGGATTCCCGCCCAAACCACAAGCCCGTTGTGCTAGCAATTCGGATTAATTGTCCTCTCAATACGCCCTTGAATCATGACCTCCGCAGCTATTTACAAGGGATTGGACAGCGTGAATGGAAATCGCCTGCTGATACTCCAAACTTAATTCAAGAAATTCTGAATTTGTTGGTTGATGGGGAGAGAGAGGTAGGGGGAGAGTGGAACCCATTTGTTACCGAAGAGGAGACGGGGGGGGAGCAAAAAAATGTAACCCCATCTGCCTCTGCAACTGTACACTCCTCTGCGCTTGCCCTGGATAGCCCACCACTCCCTGTGGCGGAACCAGAGTTGCCGAGTGGTCAAGTGCGTCTCGCCTCTGCTTTTTATGTAGAGCGAGTTCCTTATGAAGCTCTCTGTTATAAGGAAATTTTACATCCAGGGGCTTTAATTCGGATTAAAGCGCCCAGGCAAATGGGCAAAACATCTTTGATGGCGAGAATTTTATATCATGCCAAAGAGCAGGGATATCGCACGGTACCGCTCTCTTTTCAACATGCCGATGCCGGAGTTTTTAGTAGTTTGAATCAACTCTTACAGTGGTTCTGTGCCAGAATTACGCGCAAACTACGTTTACCCCATCAGGTTGATGATTATTGGACGGATACTTATGGAAGTAAGGATAATTGTACCGATTACTTTCAAGATTGCCTCTTACCAGAAACCGATACTCCCCTGGTATTGGGTTTAGATGAAGTTGATCGAGTTTTCCAATACCCAATCATTGCTGATGATTTTTTTGGTTTATTGCGGGCTTGGTATGAAGAAGCTGGGTATGGTGATGGTGACTTGTGGGAAAAACTCCGATTGGTTGTGGTGCACTCGACGGAAGTTTATGTGCCGTTGAATGTGAATCAATCGCCATTTAATGTTGGTTTGCCGATTGAATTGCCGGAATTTATCCCTGAACAGGTACAAGATTTGACCCAGCGGCACGGATTAAATTGGAATGCCTCTCAGGTGGAGCAACTCATGTCTATTGTAGGTGGGCATCCTTATTTAGTCCGGGTCGCACTTTACAATCTGGCGACAGGACAACTTACCCTCGATCAATTATTAACCCAAGCCCCCACCGAAGCGGGGCTTTATGGTGACCATCTGCGCCGACATTTGTGGCATCTCCAACAGCATCCAGAGTTAGCCGCTGCATTTACTAAAGTTGTGACGACTCATGAACCTGTGGAATTAGAGTCTGTGGTGGCGTTTAAGTTACACAGTTTGGGTTTGGTACACTTACAGGGCAATTATGTTACGCCTCGATTTGATTTATATCGTCAATATTTTTATGAACGGTTAGCGACAACTTAA